In Acaryochloris marina S15, a single genomic region encodes these proteins:
- a CDS encoding GTP-binding protein — protein MSSPAVIAVAGPCGSGKTTWINQSLKDATAPLSYFYSGLGRNPVDLMRIGYCFPSVQVMSDLPAPQVFSSLPDGAIIYVELDFPELLKPLLPKVRFCHQVAVIPPHLQDSAWHQWADQIIPGNDIAIPDAAKPPERWHAPLQGQVFDPASLEVVLTELMEGAYGDIHRVKGIFEMPDGQALYIDFVAGLEGVEYTELSIPRWLEGRPDRWSGMEVMGNNLQPEIISQTLLDGCLTDEVIAYYQQQYQALSPV, from the coding sequence TAAAACCACCTGGATCAACCAGTCTTTAAAAGATGCAACGGCTCCACTCTCATATTTCTATTCGGGACTAGGCAGGAACCCCGTTGACCTGATGCGGATTGGTTATTGTTTCCCCTCGGTACAGGTCATGTCTGATCTCCCGGCTCCCCAGGTGTTCTCCTCTCTACCAGATGGAGCAATTATCTATGTGGAGCTAGACTTTCCTGAACTCTTAAAACCTCTTCTGCCGAAGGTGCGTTTCTGTCATCAAGTGGCTGTAATTCCGCCTCATCTGCAAGATTCTGCCTGGCATCAATGGGCAGATCAGATTATTCCGGGGAACGATATTGCCATTCCAGATGCGGCCAAGCCACCTGAGCGATGGCACGCCCCTTTGCAAGGTCAAGTCTTTGATCCTGCCAGCTTAGAAGTGGTGCTGACGGAACTGATGGAAGGCGCCTATGGTGATATCCATCGAGTAAAGGGCATCTTTGAGATGCCCGATGGCCAAGCCCTTTACATTGATTTTGTGGCAGGGCTGGAGGGGGTTGAATATACCGAACTCAGTATTCCCCGTTGGCTAGAGGGACGCCCCGATCGCTGGAGTGGCATGGAAGTGATGGGCAACAACCTCCAGCCAGAAATCATCTCCCAAACCCTATTGGATGGATGCCTAACCGATGAAGTCATTGCCTATTATCAGCAGCAATACCAAGCCTTAAGCCCCGTTTAA
- a CDS encoding metallophosphoesterase, translating into MKLAVISCIHGNYEALNAVLSDIDRHKTDQIYCLGDLVGYGPHPNAVVEMIRSLDIPTCQGCWDEDIVEGLNACECSYPSLLAEKRGRQAHEWTNQVIHPEVRDYLARLPMTLQTENLAFVHGSPNSQHEYLLPSMDGFAALERVVSTGADVLFCGHTHVPYVRELEDGNLSVRVHQPGQDDQQHQFTTSLKRIINAGSVGEPRHGRPHATYVLYDTDTAQVTLQEVPYDYEKTCTAIIDKGLPPIFAWRLARGMEFAERADDPSHVCQR; encoded by the coding sequence ATGAAACTTGCGGTGATTTCCTGTATTCATGGCAATTATGAGGCCCTGAATGCCGTGCTCTCTGATATTGATCGCCATAAAACCGACCAGATTTACTGTTTGGGTGATCTGGTGGGTTACGGTCCCCATCCCAATGCCGTAGTCGAGATGATTCGTTCCCTCGATATTCCCACCTGTCAGGGCTGCTGGGATGAAGACATTGTCGAAGGTCTCAATGCCTGTGAATGTAGCTATCCTTCTCTGTTAGCAGAGAAACGGGGCAGGCAGGCCCATGAATGGACAAATCAAGTCATCCATCCAGAGGTGAGAGACTATCTGGCCCGTTTACCCATGACCCTACAGACTGAGAATCTGGCCTTTGTCCACGGTAGCCCCAACAGTCAGCATGAATATCTACTGCCCAGCATGGATGGATTTGCCGCCCTAGAGCGGGTGGTCTCCACCGGAGCCGATGTCTTATTCTGTGGCCATACCCATGTTCCCTATGTACGGGAGTTAGAAGATGGCAACCTCTCCGTGCGTGTTCACCAACCTGGACAAGACGACCAGCAGCACCAGTTCACAACGTCCCTGAAGCGAATTATCAATGCCGGATCCGTGGGAGAACCCCGCCACGGACGTCCCCATGCAACCTACGTTCTCTATGACACGGATACGGCCCAGGTGACGCTCCAGGAGGTGCCCTATGACTACGAGAAGACTTGTACAGCCATTATTGATAAGGGTTTGCCGCCCATTTTTGCCTGGCGCTTGGCCCGAGGAATGGAGTTTGCAGAGCGAGCCGATGATCCCAGTCATGTGTGTCAGCGGTAG
- a CDS encoding metallophosphoesterase: MEQWAILSGIEGNLSAYEAVLADIRRQRFPVSDLYVLGDCVGLKGDNKAVIRRLQSPGAGELEPQICIGWWEEQCFNLYGLGGLPDAPELIEQEGADAVQHLWESVSRESVQWMRTLHFGFHELDCLLIHGSTAGYADELTPDTPAMQLCDRIIQADANHLFCGRSGLAFECWIEPKDLRSTVITLEGTQTTPMQSHTPRRVIGVGNVGRTWGQATYTLYNPANNQITFKTVKYTKAKGFALQHS, translated from the coding sequence ATGGAACAGTGGGCTATTTTAAGCGGGATAGAAGGTAATCTTAGTGCCTATGAGGCCGTACTGGCAGATATCCGCCGACAGCGCTTTCCAGTGTCGGATTTGTATGTCTTAGGCGATTGTGTTGGCCTCAAGGGAGACAACAAGGCCGTGATCCGGCGGCTACAGTCTCCGGGGGCTGGAGAATTAGAGCCCCAAATTTGTATTGGCTGGTGGGAGGAGCAGTGCTTTAATTTATACGGGTTGGGCGGCTTGCCCGATGCGCCTGAACTGATCGAACAAGAGGGGGCTGATGCTGTTCAGCATCTTTGGGAATCGGTGTCCCGGGAATCAGTTCAGTGGATGCGAACGCTCCACTTTGGGTTTCACGAATTGGATTGCCTGCTGATTCACGGTAGTACAGCAGGTTATGCGGATGAACTCACACCGGACACGCCCGCGATGCAACTGTGCGATCGCATAATTCAAGCCGATGCCAATCATCTCTTCTGCGGTCGCTCAGGACTCGCTTTTGAATGTTGGATTGAACCCAAGGATCTACGCTCCACGGTCATAACCCTAGAGGGCACCCAGACTACACCGATGCAAAGTCATACGCCCCGGCGCGTCATCGGTGTCGGCAATGTTGGACGTACATGGGGACAGGCCACCTATACCCTTTACAATCCCGCCAACAATCAAATCACCTTTAAGACCGTGAAATACACCAAGGCCAAAGGCTTTGCCTTGCAGCACTCATAA
- a CDS encoding IS630 family transposase (programmed frameshift), which yields MSIVRPISTESLRLLHRIYRCSRHHQVRQRAHCLILSAQGVSPYTLASLFSVSPKTVYNWLKAWNNRGFAGLYNRPGRGRKPMFNPDQQQQIYEWTQASPIQLNRVLAQIEQQWSVRVSKATVKRVLKQMDMSWHRFRQGTSGQPLYADYLGKKQQLEHLKKQEEKGDIHLFFMDESGFSLVPCIPYGWQPIGTYLEIPTRSSKRLNVLGFLSRRQGLHAYTSEQTITSEVVSHCIDTFFTDVELPTVIVMDQAPIHTSQAIYEMKAEWAERGITLFELPSYSPHLNLIERLWQFMKYQWIEMSAYWGWSSLVEYVERVLKTYGDDYVINFS from the exons ATGTCAATTGTCCGTCCTATCTCCACCGAAAGCTTACGCTTATTGCATCGGATTTATCGCTGTAGTCGCCATCATCAGGTCAGACAACGCGCCCATTGCCTCATTTTGTCTGCCCAGGGTGTGAGTCCCTACACCTTAGCCTCCCTTTTTAGTGTGAGTCCTAAAACCGTGTACAACTGGCTTAAGGCTTGGAATAACCGTGGTTTTGCAGGACTCTATAATCGCCCAGGCCGAGGTCGAAAACCGATGTTTAATCCCGACCAACAACAGCAGATTTATGAGTGGACTCAGGCATCTCCCATCCAACTCAATCGGGTGCTAGCTCAGATTGAACAGCAGTGGTCAGTGCGCGTGTCAAAGGCCACCGTTAAACGCGTCTTGAAGCAGATGGATATGAGCTGGCATCGCTTTCGCCAAGGGACATCAGGCCAGCCTTTATATGCCGACTACCTCG GAAAAAAACAGCAGTTAGAACATCTCAAGAAACAAGAAGAGAAGGGAGACATCCACCTATTCTTTATGGATGAGAGTGGTTTTTCGTTAGTCCCCTGTATTCCCTACGGATGGCAACCCATAGGGACTTATCTGGAAATACCGACTCGTTCAAGTAAACGCTTGAATGTTCTGGGGTTTTTGAGTCGACGACAAGGGCTACATGCTTATACATCAGAACAGACCATCACCAGTGAGGTTGTCAGTCATTGCATTGATACCTTCTTTACTGACGTGGAGTTGCCCACCGTCATTGTGATGGATCAAGCCCCTATCCATACGAGCCAAGCAATCTATGAGATGAAGGCAGAGTGGGCCGAACGGGGAATTACCTTGTTTGAGTTACCAAGCTATTCTCCCCATCTAAATTTGATTGAGCGTCTGTGGCAATTCATGAAATATCAGTGGATTGAAATGAGTGCCTACTGGGGGTGGTCATCTTTGGTCGAATATGTGGAAAGAGTTTTGAAAACCTATGGCGATGATTATGTAATTAATTTTAGCTAA
- a CDS encoding ISL3 family transposase: MDNSIRIPLNLPDVQVLELSKTERGDWLIKIESTLQGTTCHKCGHEITDLHCHDQALRIRHLPLFEVPVYLEIRPKRYRCGYCDDHPTTTQRLEWHEPRSPNTKAYEHWLLRILINSTVSDVARKLGVSEDVVSGTIDRWIACQVDWSEYLDLQVIGIDEISLKRGHRDFVVLITIPTTGGVDILAVLADRKQQTVANFLQSIPLHLRQTIERVCTDMYQGFVSAVREQLPQTKIVIDRFHVAKAYRNGADTVRKREVKRLRQELPKQDYDSIKGAMWAFRKRPENLQESEQQLLERVFAYSPEMKQAYKLREELTQIFEGRYTKNGAKCAIRAWCKRVLKSDIKDFESFLTTVNNWMDEMTNYFLEGWTSGFVEGFNNRVKVLKRRCYGIFDIERLFQRISLDLNGYQTFALT; encoded by the coding sequence ATGGATAACTCAATTCGCATTCCCCTCAACCTTCCCGATGTTCAAGTTCTAGAGCTATCGAAGACGGAACGAGGGGATTGGCTGATCAAAATTGAGAGTACTCTGCAAGGAACAACCTGCCACAAATGTGGACATGAGATTACTGACCTTCACTGCCATGATCAGGCTCTTCGAATTCGTCACTTGCCATTGTTCGAAGTACCAGTGTATTTAGAAATTCGGCCCAAGCGCTATCGATGCGGGTATTGCGATGACCATCCCACAACAACTCAACGCTTAGAATGGCATGAACCTCGTAGTCCCAATACCAAAGCTTATGAGCATTGGCTTCTGCGTATCCTGATCAACTCAACGGTCTCAGATGTTGCTAGGAAACTAGGCGTTAGTGAGGATGTCGTCAGTGGCACCATTGATCGCTGGATTGCCTGTCAAGTTGACTGGAGCGAATATTTAGACCTCCAAGTCATCGGGATTGATGAGATTTCTCTGAAAAGAGGCCACCGTGATTTTGTAGTTTTGATCACGATTCCTACCACAGGCGGAGTAGACATATTGGCAGTTCTGGCCGACCGCAAACAACAGACCGTTGCAAATTTTCTTCAATCGATTCCCCTTCATTTACGCCAAACCATTGAGCGGGTTTGTACTGATATGTATCAAGGATTTGTCAGTGCAGTCCGTGAACAACTCCCTCAAACAAAAATTGTCATTGACCGCTTTCATGTGGCCAAAGCCTATCGTAATGGTGCCGATACAGTTCGTAAACGGGAGGTCAAACGTCTACGCCAAGAACTCCCTAAGCAAGACTATGACAGTATCAAAGGTGCGATGTGGGCCTTTCGAAAACGGCCTGAGAATCTCCAGGAGTCAGAACAACAGTTGCTTGAGCGAGTGTTTGCTTATTCTCCTGAGATGAAGCAGGCCTACAAACTCCGAGAGGAATTGACACAGATATTTGAGGGTAGGTACACCAAAAACGGAGCTAAATGTGCCATCCGGGCTTGGTGTAAACGAGTCCTCAAAAGTGACATCAAGGATTTTGAGAGTTTCCTGACCACTGTCAACAATTGGATGGATGAGATGACCAACTATTTTCTGGAGGGATGGACCAGTGGCTTTGTCGAAGGATTTAACAACCGAGTTAAGGTCCTAAAAAGACGATGCTACGGTATTTTCGATATTGAAAGGCTCTTCCAAAGAATTTCGCTTGACCTCAATGGGTATCAGACTTTTGCCTTGACCTAA
- a CDS encoding DNA-binding protein, with protein MDTVYVETSIVSHATAWPSLDIAAAALQHQARQWWATESSKFHLVTSQLVITEASAGDPNAAAERLKLLDGIPLVALDPEVDSLANLILAKHLMPQSAGADAVHVAAAAIAGVNYLLTQNCKHIANAHELPRVYRLLEEQG; from the coding sequence ATGGACACCGTTTACGTTGAGACGTCAATCGTCAGTCATGCGACTGCTTGGCCGAGTCTAGACATCGCTGCGGCAGCTTTGCAGCATCAAGCTCGCCAGTGGTGGGCAACCGAGTCCTCAAAATTCCATCTCGTTACGTCGCAACTTGTCATTACCGAAGCATCGGCGGGTGATCCCAATGCCGCTGCAGAAAGGCTAAAGTTACTTGATGGCATTCCTCTTGTAGCCCTTGATCCAGAAGTGGATTCTCTGGCGAATCTAATACTTGCTAAACACTTGATGCCTCAGAGCGCAGGGGCTGATGCTGTGCATGTTGCTGCTGCTGCAATAGCGGGAGTAAACTACTTGCTCACCCAAAATTGCAAACACATTGCGAATGCCCATGAGTTGCCGCGTGTCTATCGCCTTCTAGAGGAGCAAGGGTAG
- a CDS encoding type II toxin-antitoxin system VapB family antitoxin encodes MRTNIVIDDQLMADALKATGLKTKKEAVELGLKLLVKRNQQRDIRNLRGQLNWEGDLDEMRSND; translated from the coding sequence ATGCGCACTAACATTGTGATTGATGACCAACTCATGGCAGACGCCCTCAAAGCCACTGGACTCAAAACCAAGAAAGAAGCTGTTGAGCTTGGACTTAAGTTACTGGTTAAACGCAACCAACAACGGGACATTCGTAACCTCCGAGGCCAACTCAACTGGGAAGGCGACCTAGATGAGATGAGGAGCAACGATTGA
- a CDS encoding PIN domain nuclease: MTLIDTSVWIDYFNGNDMDETNQLDTLLYDGEATMGDLIFLEILQGFRSDQQYETVRRKLAKLERYELFGDAMVLPCAQNYRTLRKLGITIRKTPDVIIATYCIENSVPLLFSDRDFRPFVQHLGLIDAGTTET; this comes from the coding sequence TTGACCCTCATTGATACCAGCGTTTGGATTGATTATTTCAATGGCAACGATATGGACGAGACCAACCAGTTAGACACCCTGCTCTATGACGGGGAAGCCACCATGGGCGACCTCATCTTTCTGGAGATACTGCAGGGTTTTCGCTCCGACCAACAGTATGAGACCGTCAGGCGAAAACTGGCCAAGCTGGAACGATACGAACTATTTGGAGATGCGATGGTGCTGCCTTGTGCCCAGAACTACCGCACCCTCAGAAAACTTGGCATCACCATTAGAAAGACGCCTGATGTCATCATCGCCACCTACTGCATCGAGAATTCAGTCCCCCTTCTCTTTTCAGATCGGGACTTCCGCCCGTTCGTTCAGCATTTAGGGCTTATCGACGCTGGAACCACAGAAACATAA
- a CDS encoding GTP-binding protein → MIQSPTQQAVPQTELKLPKWGLPVTIITGFLGSGKTTLLNHILNDCQDLKVAVLVNEFGDIDIDSQLLVSVEEDMVQLSNGCICCTINDDLVEAVYSILERNEKVDHLVIETTGVADPLPIALTFAMPPLRNLTQLDSIVTLVDAEAFSPQHFESEAALNQVSYADIILLNKTDLAGPQQVDALEAWVREQKWGARILRSQNSNIPLPLILDTNLFQPERYTAEAKAMAKTTPDHPDPHCHNPHHHSNHLVNDGFVSVAFESDRPFDLDKFQDWLADDLSENVFRAKGFLWFGTVAPRYIFQLSGKRYTLDTDQWPAAPKTQLVLIGRELDAPKLQHQLRGCLTS, encoded by the coding sequence ATGATTCAATCCCCCACTCAACAAGCCGTACCTCAAACCGAGCTAAAACTCCCCAAATGGGGGTTGCCCGTGACGATCATTACGGGCTTCCTCGGCAGTGGGAAGACCACATTGCTCAATCATATTCTCAATGATTGCCAGGATCTCAAAGTCGCAGTGTTGGTCAATGAGTTTGGCGATATCGATATTGATAGCCAGCTCTTAGTGTCTGTTGAGGAAGATATGGTGCAGCTCAGCAATGGCTGTATCTGCTGCACGATCAACGACGATTTGGTGGAAGCGGTCTACAGCATTTTAGAGCGGAATGAGAAGGTGGATCACTTGGTGATCGAAACAACGGGGGTGGCCGATCCATTGCCAATCGCACTAACCTTTGCGATGCCGCCCCTGCGGAATTTAACCCAACTGGATTCCATCGTCACCCTAGTGGATGCAGAAGCCTTCTCTCCCCAGCATTTTGAGAGTGAAGCCGCCCTCAACCAGGTGTCTTATGCCGACATTATTCTGCTCAATAAAACGGACTTAGCTGGCCCTCAACAGGTAGATGCCTTGGAAGCATGGGTTCGAGAACAGAAATGGGGTGCACGGATTTTGCGATCGCAAAACAGCAACATCCCCCTCCCCTTGATTTTAGATACAAATCTCTTTCAGCCAGAGCGCTATACCGCAGAAGCCAAAGCAATGGCTAAGACAACCCCTGATCACCCTGACCCTCACTGCCACAATCCTCACCATCACTCCAACCATCTCGTCAATGATGGGTTTGTATCAGTGGCGTTTGAGAGTGATCGTCCGTTTGATTTGGACAAATTTCAAGATTGGCTCGCCGATGATCTTTCAGAAAACGTCTTCCGAGCCAAGGGATTCCTATGGTTTGGTACAGTTGCACCACGCTATATCTTCCAGCTCAGCGGCAAACGCTACACCTTAGACACGGACCAGTGGCCTGCAGCACCCAAGACACAGCTCGTCCTGATTGGTCGCGAGTTAGATGCCCCAAAACTACAGCACCAGCTTCGAGGCTGTTTAACGTCCTAG
- the hemB gene encoding porphobilinogen synthase: MVLSQPKSQEPTGDSSVSSTAIRFRPRRLRRTEAMRRLVRETQLTLDDLIYPVFVREGTELEEEIPSMPGIYRYSLDVLLKELAEVSQLGIKAIALFPLIPPEQKDNAGTESYNPDGLVPRTVKAIKTQFPELLVLTDVALDPYSSAGHDGIVQDGIILNDETVDVLVKQALCQAEAGADFVCPSDMMDGRVGAMRQALDAAGWDQVGILAYSAKYASAYYGPFRDALDSAPQFGDKKTYQMDPANTREALKEVALDVSEGADLVMVKPALAYLDIISQIKQTTTLPVVAYNVSGEYAMIKAAAERGWIDESSMVLETLTSMKRAGADLILTYFAKQLASAWQS, encoded by the coding sequence ATGGTCCTTTCTCAACCTAAGTCTCAGGAGCCTACAGGCGATTCGTCTGTTAGCTCCACTGCTATCCGCTTTCGACCTCGGCGGTTACGGCGCACTGAAGCCATGCGGCGATTGGTGCGCGAAACTCAGCTAACCCTCGACGATCTGATCTATCCGGTGTTTGTACGAGAGGGAACGGAGCTTGAAGAGGAAATTCCATCCATGCCCGGGATTTATCGATACTCCCTGGATGTGTTGCTCAAGGAATTGGCAGAGGTGTCACAGCTAGGGATTAAAGCCATTGCCCTATTCCCCCTCATTCCTCCTGAGCAGAAAGATAATGCTGGCACAGAAAGTTATAACCCCGATGGTTTAGTGCCGCGCACCGTGAAAGCGATCAAGACCCAATTCCCTGAGCTGCTGGTTTTGACTGACGTGGCCCTTGACCCCTACAGCAGCGCCGGCCATGACGGGATTGTGCAAGATGGCATCATTCTCAACGATGAAACCGTAGACGTACTGGTTAAACAAGCCCTCTGTCAGGCAGAAGCGGGTGCTGATTTTGTCTGCCCTTCAGACATGATGGATGGTCGAGTGGGCGCGATGCGCCAAGCTTTGGATGCTGCCGGGTGGGACCAGGTGGGAATTTTAGCCTATTCCGCTAAGTATGCCTCGGCCTACTATGGCCCCTTTCGCGACGCCCTGGACTCCGCCCCCCAGTTTGGAGATAAGAAAACCTATCAAATGGACCCCGCTAATACCCGCGAAGCCCTCAAGGAAGTGGCTTTAGATGTAAGCGAAGGCGCAGATCTAGTGATGGTAAAACCCGCCCTCGCCTACCTGGATATTATTAGCCAGATTAAGCAAACCACCACGCTGCCTGTGGTCGCCTACAACGTCAGTGGTGAGTACGCCATGATTAAAGCCGCCGCAGAACGAGGTTGGATTGATGAGTCATCCATGGTGCTGGAAACGTTGACCAGCATGAAACGAGCGGGAGCCGATTTAATTTTGACCTATTTTGCCAAGCAGCTTGCCTCGGCCTGGCAGTCATAA
- a CDS encoding metal ABC transporter solute-binding protein, Zn/Mn family has translation MTPNPSRLSRLQQCQLSIALLSALALGSCASSPSGESNSTQDDSKLQVTTTFLPITNFTKAVAGDRAQVTQLLPNNIGPHDYQAKPEDIQKLAKADILVMNGLEMEAFLEDMVKNAGNSELAMVDSSEGVAVIPNEEEHGDEHKGEDHAEDHEDEDHGDEDEAHAEDHEGEEHAEGDDHGDEDHAEGEDHDEKKDHAEGGHEHGENNPHIWLDPKRAIQQVENIRDGLIKADPDGKSTYEANAAAYIDQLKKLDTEFTEQLKPYAGKTFVTYHDFADYFARSYGLKVEYLVGIPDENASPEDVKRVINAAKSSNLKTLLSEPQASSNPFTALAQDLKVQVGTFDPLETGGTDALEADYYLSAMRANLKSLTTAFGSQPQTWMPAQPKQRTVATLPQWVQVKF, from the coding sequence ATGACCCCTAACCCTTCTCGTCTCTCTCGGTTACAACAGTGCCAACTCTCCATCGCTTTGCTTTCGGCACTGGCTCTTGGTAGCTGTGCCTCGTCTCCCTCAGGGGAATCCAATTCTACCCAAGATGACTCGAAGCTCCAGGTAACAACGACCTTTTTGCCAATCACCAACTTTACAAAAGCTGTAGCAGGCGATCGTGCCCAAGTGACGCAGCTTTTACCCAACAATATTGGCCCCCACGACTACCAGGCCAAACCCGAGGATATCCAGAAGCTGGCCAAGGCCGACATTCTAGTCATGAATGGTCTAGAAATGGAAGCCTTTCTAGAGGACATGGTCAAAAATGCGGGCAATAGTGAGTTAGCCATGGTTGACTCCAGCGAAGGCGTTGCCGTTATTCCCAACGAAGAAGAGCATGGGGATGAACATAAAGGCGAGGACCATGCTGAGGACCACGAAGATGAAGACCATGGAGACGAAGACGAAGCGCATGCTGAAGACCATGAAGGTGAAGAGCATGCTGAGGGGGATGACCATGGAGACGAGGACCATGCTGAAGGCGAGGACCATGACGAGAAGAAAGACCATGCTGAAGGCGGCCATGAGCATGGCGAAAATAACCCCCACATTTGGCTGGATCCGAAGCGAGCCATTCAGCAGGTTGAAAATATTCGTGATGGTTTGATTAAAGCGGACCCTGATGGGAAGTCGACCTACGAAGCCAATGCCGCTGCCTATATTGATCAACTGAAAAAACTCGATACGGAGTTTACTGAGCAACTAAAGCCCTATGCGGGCAAAACCTTCGTCACCTATCACGATTTTGCAGACTACTTTGCCCGCAGCTATGGCTTAAAGGTGGAGTATCTAGTGGGCATTCCGGACGAGAATGCGTCACCCGAAGATGTAAAGCGAGTCATTAATGCAGCGAAATCCTCGAATCTAAAGACTCTATTGTCAGAGCCCCAAGCTTCAAGTAACCCATTTACAGCACTGGCTCAAGATCTAAAGGTGCAGGTGGGTACATTTGATCCCTTAGAAACTGGCGGAACAGATGCATTAGAGGCAGACTATTACTTATCAGCCATGCGGGCCAATCTTAAAAGTTTGACCACCGCCTTTGGCAGTCAGCCCCAGACATGGATGCCAGCGCAGCCCAAACAACGGACCGTCGCGACCTTGCCTCAGTGGGTTCAGGTTAAATTTTAG
- a CDS encoding metal ABC transporter ATP-binding protein, with the protein MRESILQVSGLTVVRDKHVAVEEVSFVVQAGTNVAIVGPNGAGKSSLIQAILGVLPRQVGQVEVLGHHLSPQGRLPAKIRDAIAYLPQNFSFDRRIPMTVEEVVGLGWHTLGLQWPWAGHRARQIAVRQALAQVEALHLKRKRISDLSGGETKRVLLAYCLVRPRRLLILDEAPAGLDLRAEAEFYQLLNQLKQQQGWAILQVSHDLNMVQRQCDHVLCINRQLLCEGVPEIALSKESLSTVYGPEFARYHHSCAL; encoded by the coding sequence TTGCGAGAGTCCATTCTGCAGGTTTCAGGACTAACGGTTGTCCGCGACAAACATGTTGCGGTAGAAGAGGTATCGTTTGTCGTGCAGGCAGGGACCAATGTCGCCATCGTTGGTCCTAATGGCGCGGGGAAGAGTAGCCTGATCCAGGCAATCTTGGGGGTACTGCCACGTCAAGTGGGACAGGTGGAGGTATTGGGTCATCACCTCAGTCCCCAAGGACGATTGCCTGCGAAGATTCGGGATGCGATCGCATATCTGCCGCAAAATTTTAGCTTCGATCGCCGGATTCCCATGACCGTCGAAGAAGTAGTGGGCTTAGGCTGGCATACCCTCGGCCTCCAATGGCCTTGGGCCGGGCACAGAGCGAGGCAAATTGCGGTTCGTCAAGCCCTCGCCCAGGTAGAAGCACTCCATTTGAAACGGAAACGAATTAGCGATCTATCGGGGGGCGAAACCAAACGAGTTCTGCTGGCCTATTGTCTGGTCAGGCCGCGTCGTCTGTTGATCTTAGATGAGGCTCCTGCGGGCCTAGATCTGCGGGCAGAAGCAGAATTCTACCAATTGCTGAACCAGCTCAAACAACAGCAAGGATGGGCCATTTTACAAGTTTCCCATGATCTAAATATGGTGCAGCGCCAGTGTGATCATGTGTTGTGTATTAACCGCCAGTTACTCTGCGAAGGGGTTCCTGAGATAGCCCTCTCCAAAGAAAGCTTAAGCACTGTCTATGGCCCCGAATTTGCCCGCTATCATCATTCCTGTGCGTTGTAA
- a CDS encoding metal ABC transporter permease — protein MSLTSEITRIIDLFQFPFMQRAVISGVLTGLAGGMLGSFTILRQLSFFSDALGHSTLLGLSFGVLLGWNPTAIVLPFAVLFALGVTYLLERTHLWTDALLNIVYSSSLALAVIVLSLTGTYKGGIHQLLFGDILAVHTADLIFCGALLLACALYIGLTFRTQMLITLNEPLAIARGVSISFHRTTFIVLLALVVGISIKAIGVLLISAFVVIPACASRLLCRQFSHHAILSACLGAISAVMGMLLSAALNLPSGPSIVMAQLGIFMGAMIYPQLYKAVA, from the coding sequence ATGTCTTTGACCAGCGAAATCACTCGAATTATCGACCTGTTTCAGTTTCCGTTTATGCAGCGGGCGGTAATCAGCGGCGTCCTGACTGGACTAGCAGGCGGGATGCTTGGCAGCTTCACGATTCTGCGACAACTCTCATTTTTTAGCGATGCTCTAGGGCACTCTACCCTGTTGGGTCTCAGCTTTGGAGTGCTATTGGGCTGGAACCCTACGGCAATTGTCCTCCCGTTTGCGGTCTTGTTTGCCTTGGGCGTGACCTATCTACTCGAACGAACACACCTATGGACCGATGCACTGCTAAATATTGTCTACTCGTCCTCCTTGGCCCTCGCTGTTATTGTTCTCAGCTTAACGGGGACCTATAAGGGAGGAATTCATCAACTGTTGTTTGGTGATATTTTAGCGGTGCACACGGCTGATTTAATTTTTTGTGGGGCATTACTGCTGGCCTGTGCTCTGTATATAGGGTTGACGTTTCGGACACAGATGCTGATCACCCTGAATGAACCCCTTGCGATCGCACGCGGTGTATCCATCTCATTCCATCGAACAACCTTTATTGTGCTCCTGGCTCTAGTCGTGGGAATTTCCATTAAAGCTATCGGAGTACTCTTGATTAGCGCTTTTGTCGTGATTCCAGCCTGTGCATCGCGATTACTCTGTCGCCAGTTTAGCCATCATGCGATCCTCTCGGCCTGCTTGGGAGCGATCAGTGCGGTCATGGGAATGCTGTTGTCAGCAGCGTTAAATTTACCGTCGGGACCCAGCATTGTCATGGCCCAATTAGGAATTTTTATGGGGGCGATGATTTACCCTCAACTCTATAAAGCCGTGGCTTAG